A genomic window from Chitinophaga pollutisoli includes:
- the recQ gene encoding DNA helicase RecQ has translation MQALLSLLKQHFGYTQFRHNQQAIIEHVLNGGDTMVLMPTGGGKSICYQLPALAMEGVTIVVSPLIALMKDQVDALRQNGITAAFLNSTQSMSEQQTVMQMLQQGHVKLLYLAPERLIGEANFMQWLAGQKVALFAIDEAHCISHWGHDFRQEYLALGQLKDKFPNVPVIALTATADAITKQDILEKLRLRNPAVFENSFNRPNIHYSIRPKKDYYQQLVDYLRQRPDDSGIIYCLSRSGTESLAEDLQREGFSAAAYHAGLERNLREERQERFLRDDVRIMVATIAFGMGINKSNVRFVVHADLPKNIEGYYQETGRAGRDGLPSEAILFYSAGDVFKMKRFASVEGNEEQSAVMLRKLEQMVGLCETITCRRQYLLRYFGEGAPDACGNCDICQGQYEKADGTVAAQKLLSAVYRLQERFGLNYVVDFLRGGAGVRDAHQEIKTYGIGKDIGKEQWKQYARELMQLGFLGQSSGEYPVLKLTDTSWSVLKGEVQVQLTAPAAASAAISTSGSARNGGDIPQPLLLAELKQLRKSLAEKERVPPYIIFSDATLAELCTWLPQSLGDLTRISGFGEVKLAKYGEPFLEVMQTYCARHGLQSQVHLKAGKTAKPRKSKPETGNSQRASLQFFQEGLAIEEIAARRGLAVSTIESHLADFIRKGELDIRDVVPDGNRLAWILRTIENASGQGLTQMKEQLGDDVGYGEIRAVLNYYFWRQEQA, from the coding sequence ATGCAGGCGCTGTTATCACTGCTGAAACAACATTTCGGTTATACGCAATTCCGTCATAATCAGCAGGCTATCATCGAGCATGTGCTGAATGGTGGGGATACGATGGTTTTAATGCCTACGGGCGGCGGAAAGTCTATCTGCTACCAGCTTCCCGCCCTGGCCATGGAAGGCGTTACCATCGTGGTGTCGCCCCTGATCGCGTTGATGAAAGACCAGGTAGACGCATTGCGCCAGAACGGCATTACGGCCGCGTTCCTCAATTCCACGCAGTCCATGTCCGAACAGCAGACCGTCATGCAGATGCTGCAGCAGGGGCATGTAAAACTGCTGTACCTCGCGCCGGAACGCCTGATCGGCGAAGCGAACTTCATGCAGTGGCTCGCCGGGCAGAAAGTCGCGCTTTTCGCGATCGACGAAGCGCACTGTATCAGCCATTGGGGCCACGATTTCCGGCAGGAATACCTCGCCCTCGGACAACTCAAGGATAAATTCCCCAACGTGCCCGTGATCGCCCTCACCGCTACAGCAGATGCCATCACCAAGCAGGATATCCTCGAAAAACTCCGGCTCCGCAACCCCGCCGTGTTCGAAAATTCCTTCAACCGGCCCAATATCCACTACAGCATCCGCCCCAAAAAAGACTATTATCAGCAACTGGTCGATTATCTCCGCCAGCGGCCCGACGATAGCGGCATCATCTACTGCCTCTCCCGCTCCGGCACCGAATCCCTCGCGGAAGACCTCCAGCGCGAAGGATTCTCCGCCGCCGCCTACCACGCCGGGCTCGAAAGGAACCTCCGCGAAGAGCGCCAGGAACGTTTCCTGCGCGACGATGTCCGCATCATGGTGGCCACCATCGCGTTCGGCATGGGCATCAATAAAAGCAACGTCAGGTTCGTCGTGCATGCCGACCTGCCTAAGAATATCGAAGGCTATTACCAGGAAACCGGCCGCGCCGGCCGCGACGGGCTGCCATCCGAAGCCATTCTTTTCTACAGCGCCGGCGACGTTTTCAAAATGAAGCGCTTCGCCAGCGTGGAAGGCAACGAGGAACAATCCGCCGTGATGCTCCGCAAGCTGGAGCAGATGGTGGGCCTTTGTGAAACCATCACCTGCCGCCGCCAGTATCTTTTGCGCTATTTCGGGGAAGGCGCCCCCGATGCCTGCGGCAATTGCGATATCTGCCAGGGCCAGTATGAAAAGGCGGACGGCACCGTAGCCGCGCAGAAACTGCTCAGCGCCGTTTACCGGCTCCAGGAGCGGTTCGGGCTGAATTACGTGGTGGATTTCCTGCGGGGAGGCGCCGGCGTGCGCGATGCCCACCAGGAAATCAAAACCTACGGCATCGGGAAAGACATCGGAAAAGAACAATGGAAACAATACGCCCGGGAGCTGATGCAGCTCGGGTTCCTGGGGCAATCGTCCGGCGAATACCCCGTGCTGAAGCTCACCGATACGAGCTGGTCGGTCCTCAAGGGCGAAGTGCAGGTGCAACTCACCGCGCCCGCCGCCGCTTCCGCCGCTATCTCCACTTCCGGTTCCGCCCGCAACGGCGGTGATATACCGCAGCCCCTGCTGCTGGCGGAACTCAAGCAGTTGCGCAAGAGCCTGGCGGAAAAGGAGCGGGTGCCGCCTTACATCATTTTCTCCGACGCCACGCTGGCGGAACTCTGCACCTGGCTTCCCCAAAGCCTGGGCGACCTCACCCGCATCTCCGGCTTCGGGGAAGTGAAGCTCGCCAAATACGGGGAGCCTTTCCTGGAGGTGATGCAGACGTATTGCGCGCGCCATGGCCTGCAAAGTCAGGTGCACCTCAAAGCCGGTAAAACGGCGAAGCCCCGCAAATCCAAACCCGAAACGGGCAACAGCCAGCGCGCCAGCCTGCAGTTCTTCCAGGAAGGTCTGGCCATCGAAGAGATTGCCGCCCGCCGGGGGCTCGCCGTGTCCACTATCGAAAGCCACCTGGCCGATTTTATCCGCAAAGGCGAGCTGGATATCCGCGATGTGGTGCCCGACGGCAACCGCCTCGCATGGATCCTCCGCACCATCGAAAACGCAAGCGGACAAGGGCTCACCCAAA